From the genome of Vicia villosa cultivar HV-30 ecotype Madison, WI linkage group LG2, Vvil1.0, whole genome shotgun sequence, one region includes:
- the LOC131647811 gene encoding olee1-like protein, with the protein MARSFAVVALIVSAFCFSSVLAARKAPTHGADLFTVVGKIYCDPCHFEFESRLSKPLDGVKVTLICRKEESDNVTYVKEATTDKNGVYKISVGGDHEEEICEVNADSNGKGECSLVMANKSDRIGLTKNMGVSSLVRFVNPLGFMTKAIDSQCEKVISELGLDKLDD; encoded by the exons atggcaaGATCATTCGCTGTCGTCGCTCTCATTGTCTCCGCTTTTTGCTTCTCATCTGTTTTGGCCGCTCGTAAGGCACCAACTCATGGTGCAGACCTTTTCACCGTTGTTGGCAAGATTTACTGCGATCCTTGCCACTTCGAATTTGAATCAAGGCTTAGCAAGCCCCTTGACG GTGTTAAGGTGACATTGATCTGCAGAAAGGAAGAGAGTGACAATGTGACATACGTGAAGGAGGCCACGACCGACAAAAATGGTGTCTACAAAATCAGTGTTGGTGGCGATCACGAGGAAGAAATTTGCGAGGTGAATGCCGATTCAAATGGAAAGGGTGAATGTTCTTTGGTTATGGCAAACAAATCCGACAGGATTGGTCTCACCAAGAACATGGGTGTGTCTTCCTTGGTTCGTTTTGTTAATCCCCTTGGGTTCATGACTAAGGCAATTGATAGCCAATGTGAAAAAGTTATCTCTGAATTGGGTTTGGACAAACTTGATGATTAG